One window of Nitrospinota bacterium genomic DNA carries:
- a CDS encoding type III pantothenate kinase has translation MVLVIDVGNSHNVIGLFSKTKLLTHWRIRTEWNRTADEYWVLIKEFIVLNKVEAETIDDIVIACVVPRLAPILKEMARKYFSCEPLFVGPGVKTGISILYRNPTEVGADRIVNAVAAFEKYGGPIIIIDFGTATTFDAVSKKGEYLGGVIFPGVQIAMDALFNNAAKLPRVELVVPERVIGRSTMESIQSGAVHGFAGMIDAIVAKIRGELGAKAKVIGTGGIVDWIASQTDTIDVIDPFLTLEGLRIIYEKNRETGTEV, from the coding sequence ATGGTTCTGGTGATTGATGTTGGCAATTCCCATAACGTGATTGGGTTGTTTTCGAAGACAAAATTACTGACCCATTGGCGGATTCGCACGGAGTGGAACCGGACCGCCGACGAATACTGGGTGTTGATTAAAGAATTTATCGTGCTGAACAAGGTAGAGGCGGAAACCATCGACGATATTGTTATCGCCTGTGTGGTTCCCCGGCTTGCGCCCATTCTCAAGGAGATGGCCCGCAAGTATTTTTCCTGCGAACCGCTTTTTGTAGGTCCGGGAGTAAAAACGGGAATATCCATCCTGTATAGAAACCCCACAGAAGTTGGGGCGGACCGGATTGTCAACGCGGTAGCGGCTTTTGAGAAATACGGAGGCCCCATCATCATCATTGATTTCGGCACCGCCACAACCTTTGACGCCGTTTCCAAGAAGGGTGAATACCTGGGTGGAGTCATTTTTCCCGGTGTGCAGATCGCAATGGATGCCTTGTTTAATAACGCCGCCAAACTTCCAAGAGTGGAACTGGTGGTGCCGGAACGGGTGATTGGACGATCCACCATGGAAAGTATTCAGTCGGGAGCTGTGCACGGGTTTGCCGGGATGATCGATGCAATCGTTGCAAAAATTCGAGGAGAACTGGGGGCAAAGGCCAAGGTGATCGGGACCGGGGGGATTGTGGATTGGATCGCCTCACAAACGGATACGATTGATGTCATTGATCCCTTCCTCACCCTGGAAGGATTAAGAATTATTTATGAAAAAAACAGGGAGACCGGGACGGAGGTCTGA
- a CDS encoding diacylglycerol kinase family lipid kinase, with protein MPRKRALIVYNPIAGARSSMLEQTLQRLTVHGLQFDLHETRGPGDAEKAVRGKGLENSYDAVVAAGGDGTINEVVNGLLGTNLPLGIIPLGTVNVLALELGLLKDPEQVARTIIFGPARSVNVGIANGRAFLLMVGAGFDGRVVAGVSSKLKKFLGQMAYVVSGLKEILLNCPAELVVDVDGAQYPASWAVVSNSSFYGGKFLLASETDLESPGFEVSLVSGKTRWALICGLVEMGLNRKTKSAWKQVAPVNNVSITASKEEPTQMDGDHFETLPLTITSAPQSLELIMPCSAQVGPEGEK; from the coding sequence GTGCCGCGAAAGCGGGCGCTGATTGTATACAATCCCATTGCAGGGGCTCGATCATCCATGCTGGAGCAAACTTTGCAGAGGCTGACAGTGCATGGTTTGCAATTCGACCTCCACGAAACCCGGGGGCCTGGCGATGCCGAAAAAGCTGTGCGCGGGAAAGGGCTTGAAAATTCCTATGATGCGGTGGTGGCGGCGGGCGGAGATGGCACAATCAATGAAGTGGTGAACGGTTTGCTGGGGACGAACCTGCCGTTGGGCATCATCCCATTGGGAACGGTCAACGTCCTGGCTCTGGAACTGGGGCTTTTAAAAGACCCTGAGCAGGTGGCGCGGACTATTATTTTTGGTCCCGCACGATCGGTGAATGTGGGCATCGCCAATGGCCGGGCTTTCCTTTTAATGGTGGGTGCCGGGTTTGATGGGCGGGTGGTCGCCGGAGTTTCTTCAAAACTGAAAAAGTTCCTCGGGCAGATGGCCTATGTGGTTAGTGGGCTGAAGGAAATTTTATTAAATTGCCCAGCCGAACTGGTCGTCGATGTGGATGGGGCTCAGTACCCGGCGTCCTGGGCGGTGGTTTCGAATAGTTCTTTTTATGGCGGAAAATTTTTACTGGCTTCTGAAACCGATCTGGAATCTCCGGGCTTTGAAGTTTCACTGGTATCCGGTAAAACTCGATGGGCTCTTATCTGCGGCTTGGTGGAGATGGGGCTGAATCGAAAAACTAAATCCGCCTGGAAACAGGTAGCCCCGGTGAACAACGTCAGCATAACAGCTTCAAAAGAGGAACCCACGCAGATGGACGGTGATCATTTTGAGACTTTGCCGCTGACCATCACATCTGCGCCACAATCCCTTGAGCTCATCATGCCCTGTTCCGCGCAAGTCGGCCCTGAAGGTGAGAAATAA
- a CDS encoding shikimate kinase, whose protein sequence is MNIVLLGYRGTGKSVISKILAQKLSRKLIRIDELIAQSAGMSIPKIVEQEGWPKFREIESRLVHEIANEERDSVIDCGGGVVLDDQNMICLKEHGKAVLLKADIKVILRRIKNDSNRPPLKEGVSFEEEQKMILAEREPKYLAAADMICDTTRQKPVETVLQIIKFFQKRNWI, encoded by the coding sequence ATGAATATTGTGCTACTGGGGTATCGAGGAACGGGGAAATCCGTCATTTCCAAAATCCTGGCCCAAAAACTGAGTAGAAAGCTCATTCGGATTGATGAATTGATTGCCCAGTCTGCGGGAATGTCCATCCCAAAAATCGTAGAACAAGAGGGCTGGCCCAAATTTAGGGAGATCGAATCCCGCCTTGTTCATGAAATTGCAAACGAAGAACGGGACAGCGTGATTGATTGCGGCGGCGGCGTGGTTCTCGACGATCAAAATATGATTTGCCTGAAAGAGCATGGGAAAGCCGTGCTCTTAAAAGCTGATATAAAAGTTATATTGAGGCGCATTAAAAACGATTCCAATCGCCCTCCACTTAAGGAAGGTGTTTCTTTTGAAGAAGAGCAAAAAATGATCCTGGCGGAACGGGAACCTAAGTACCTCGCCGCCGCCGATATGATTTGTGACACGACGCGGCAAAAACCTGTGGAAACGGTTTTGCAGATCATAAAATTTTTCCAAAAAAGAAACTGGATTTAA
- a CDS encoding DNA-3-methyladenine glycosylase 2 family protein, which yields MAELIREIGPFQLKKNRKYFQVLCKAIISQQISTKAAHSITVRFYGLFDGQSPTPQSVFAMPEPNLRSVGLSRQKAAYLKDLSRHFVEKSIRPHRLPHLSNEDVILSLTGVHGIGRWTAEMFLIFSLNRMDVLPVADLGLQNAVKILYGMKSQPTLKKIRSLGKKWNPLETVATWYAWRKLDENIVAY from the coding sequence ATGGCAGAACTCATCCGGGAGATCGGACCCTTTCAGTTAAAGAAAAACCGCAAATACTTTCAGGTCCTTTGCAAGGCGATTATTTCCCAGCAAATATCCACCAAGGCGGCACATTCGATCACGGTACGTTTTTATGGTTTGTTTGATGGACAATCTCCGACCCCTCAAAGCGTATTTGCAATGCCGGAGCCCAATCTGCGCAGTGTCGGCTTGTCCCGGCAAAAGGCGGCGTATCTAAAAGATTTGAGCAGGCATTTCGTTGAGAAATCCATCCGCCCGCATCGACTGCCTCATCTCAGCAACGAGGACGTTATTCTCAGTTTGACCGGTGTTCATGGCATTGGCCGCTGGACGGCAGAAATGTTTCTGATATTTTCCCTCAACCGCATGGATGTGTTACCGGTTGCGGATTTAGGACTGCAAAACGCCGTAAAAATTCTGTATGGTATGAAAAGCCAACCGACCCTTAAAAAAATCCGTTCCCTCGGCAAGAAATGGAATCCCCTGGAAACGGTCGCAACCTGGTATGCCTGGAGAAAACTGGATGAAAATATTGTTGCCTATTAA